In Pelmatolapia mariae isolate MD_Pm_ZW linkage group LG2, Pm_UMD_F_2, whole genome shotgun sequence, one DNA window encodes the following:
- the LOC134633697 gene encoding uncharacterized protein LOC134633697, with the protein MWSLNWDTANVSEEAAEGGFLTFTGFISFCPASLAMIQSADPASQILLKEVEVGGNVTLQCSVTEKEGKFVHWFKQSPGYMIQTVATGSYTKQTVSEEFNNGRFTVSEGQALYFLTIRNVHQEDEATYFCQYGSAYSQTFNTSVYLAVNGHSEQKSVNVKQTPEAVSVHPGSSVTLQCSLFSNNKENISKCPDEHRVYWFRAGSGQSHATIIYTHRSCSQKQEGRRCVHSLSKTVQSSSDAAIYYCAVVSCGEIVFGEGTQVETRQKWDPVIIVLGTLLALCVIVIAVLILSRD; encoded by the exons ATGTGGTCtcttaattgggacacagccaacgTGTCTGAGGAAGCAGCGGAAG GAGGATTTTTAACCTTTACTGGTTTTATCTCTTTTTGTCCTGCGTCTTTAGCTATGATTCAAAGCGCAGATCCTGCCAGCCAGATCCTTTTGAAAGAAGTTGAAGTTGGTGGAAATGTTACTTTGCAGTGTTCGGTTACAGAGAAGGAAGGAAAATTTGTTCATTGGTTTAAGCAGTCTCCTGGATATATGATCCAGACAGTTGCTACGGGATCttacacaaaacaaacagtgaGCGAAGAATTTAACAACGGTCGTTTCACAGTATCAGAGGGGCAGGCTCTGTATTTTCTTACAATAAGAAACGTCCATCAAGAAGATGAAGCAACATATTTCTGTCAGTATGGATCAGCTTATTCACAGACCTTTAATACAAGCGTCTACTTGGCTGTAAATG GTCACAGTGAGCAGAAATCAGTCAATGTGAAACAAACTCCGGAGGCAGTGTCAGTCCACCCAGGCAGCTCCGTGACTCTCCAGTGTTCACTTTTCTCCAATAACAAAGAGAACATAAGCAAGTGCCCAGATGAACACAGAGTGTACTGGTTCAGAGCAGGATCAGGACAATCCCATGCTACCATTATTTACACTCACAGAAGCTGCAGTCAAAAGCAAGAGGGAAGGCGTTGTGTCCACAGTCTGTCCAAAACTGTTCAGAGCTCCTCTGATGCTGCGATCTACTACTGTGCAGTGGTCTCATGTGGAGAGATCGTGTTTGGTGAAGGAACTCAAGTGGAGACAA GACAAAAATGGGACCCTGTTATCATTGTACTTGGGACGCTGTTGGCTCTCTGTGTAATTGTTATTGCAGTCCTTATTCTATCAAGAGATTGA